The Allocatelliglobosispora scoriae genome contains a region encoding:
- a CDS encoding protein-tyrosine phosphatase family protein, with amino-acid sequence MNATWDPAAPGVLRLPSGRLVRGRGLSKPLPSGPVPEFALYLLGYEPPAVAWESRWLRWPDFRLPSDREATAEALREALARSASERVEVACAGGRGRTGTALACLAVLDGVPGPEAVAYVRAGYASSAVETPWQRRFVQRFQ; translated from the coding sequence GTGAACGCGACCTGGGATCCCGCGGCGCCGGGCGTGCTGCGCCTGCCGTCGGGCCGGCTCGTCCGGGGCCGAGGGCTGAGCAAGCCGCTGCCGTCCGGCCCCGTGCCCGAGTTCGCGCTCTACCTGCTTGGTTACGAACCGCCCGCCGTCGCCTGGGAGTCCCGCTGGCTGCGCTGGCCGGACTTCCGGCTGCCGTCGGACCGGGAGGCGACCGCCGAGGCGCTGCGCGAGGCGCTGGCCAGATCCGCGTCCGAGCGTGTGGAGGTCGCCTGTGCCGGCGGGCGCGGGCGGACCGGCACGGCGCTCGCCTGCCTCGCCGTGCTCGACGGGGTGCCCGGGCCGGAGGCGGTCGCCTACGTGCGGGCGGGCTACGCCTCCAGCGCGGTCGAGACACCCTGGCAGCGCCGGTTCGTCCAGCGGTTCCAGTAG